A region from the Salvia splendens isolate huo1 chromosome 15, SspV2, whole genome shotgun sequence genome encodes:
- the LOC121769537 gene encoding 60S acidic ribosomal protein P3-like codes for MGVFTFVCRESGSDWSAKQLNGDLEATGDCAFSLQRNLVQAALSAASGAVQSSFSYVTPKSAVFQVIVGGGGGGAFVGGGGAAAAASGGGGGGAAAEEPAAAKEEEKDESDDDIGMSLFDD; via the exons ATGGGTGTTTTCACGTTCGTTTGCAGAGAATCCGGTTCCGACTGGTCGGCGAAGCAACTCAATGGAGATCTTGAGGCTACGGGCGACTGTGCCTTTTCTCTCCAGCGTAACCTCGTTCAGGCCGCTCTCTCCGCCGCCTCCGGCGCCGTCCAATCCTCCTTCTCCTACGTCACTCCTAAATCCGCCGTCTTTCAG GTGATtgttggaggtggaggtggtggtgccTTCGTGGGAGGTGGTGGTGCTGCAGCTGCGGcctctggtggtggtggtggtggtgcggctGCTGAGGAACCTGCAGCTGCCAAGGAGGAAGAGAAGGATGAAAGTGACGACGACATTGGAATGTCACTCTTTGACGATTAG